One part of the Macaca mulatta isolate MMU2019108-1 chromosome 6, T2T-MMU8v2.0, whole genome shotgun sequence genome encodes these proteins:
- the LOC144329448 gene encoding SH3 domain and tetratricopeptide repeat-containing protein 1-like isoform X2, whose protein sequence is MTTGNRKAELQLQLCNKLVALLATLENPQECLEFAYVALALSITLGDQLNERMAYHRLAALHHQLGHGKLAEHFYLKAL, encoded by the exons ATGACTACAGGCAACCGCAAGGCGGAGCTGCAGCTACAGCTGTGCAACAAGCTGGTGGCACTGCTGGCCACACTGGAAAATCCCCAGGAGTGCTTGGAGTTTGCCTACGTGGCCCTAGCACTCAGCATCACTCTGG GGGACCAGCTGAATGAGCGCATGGCCTACCACCGGCTGGCCGCCCTGCACCATCAGCTGGGTCATGGCAAGCTGGCAGAGCACTTCTACCTCAAGGCCCTATAG